GGGACCGGCCAGGGTGCCGGGAGTGAAGTCGTCCAGGGTCCGTTCACCGTTAACCCAGACGTCGACGGTGAGGCCGGGAACACCGTGCAGGACGGACAGCCGGGCATCTCCCTCGGCAGCCTGGGCGGGGCCGGCGAAAGCCAGTGCCGCCGCGATTGCCACTGCTCCTGATGCGAAAATGCTGGTGCGCATGATTTCTCCTTCTTCGGCCCGCGGTGCGGGCGGTTTTTGCTTACACACCTACTACCGCCGCGGGCCGCCATCTGGATGCACCTGCATGAAAGATTTTTGGAGGAAGTTCTTTGGGCGCTGCCGCGCTCAGCGGAAAGCCGGCAGCCGCACGCAGGCCGCCGGGGCATCTGAGGGCTTAGGAGCCGTTTTCCATGACGGCGGATGTACGGGCATGACTCCCCGTTTCTGTCCGTGTCGATACATTGAGGGCCAGTTGAATCCGGGTAAAGGCGATGGTTTGGTGAGGTAACGATCCAACGAGAGGCCAATCCATGACAGCCACATCAGATCTTGCTCCGCGCCGGCTTCGCGATATTTTTGGAAACTTTGCCAGCGGGCTGACGGTGATCACCAGTTCCACCGCAAACGGGCGTGCCGGCTTCACGTGCCAGTCCTTCGCTTCGCTTTCCCTGGACCCTGCGCTGGTGACGTTCAGCCCGGCGCGGACCTCCAGCACCTGGCCGGCGTTGAGGGAGGCGGGTTCCTTCACGGTCAACATCCTTCCCGCTGAGCACCAGCACCTGGCCGGCCAGTTCGCCCGCTCGGGGGCGGACAAGTTCGCCGGCGTGAGCCACTCGTCCTCGCCCCTGGGTAACCCGGTCCTGGATGACGCGCTGGCCTGGATCGACTGTGAGTTGCACGCAGAGTACGACGGCGGCGACCACACCATTGTGGTGGCCGCAGTGCGCCACCTCAGCGCACGGCAGGACGCGGAACCATTGCTGTTTTTCAAGGGCCGGTACGCGGAACTGGCGCCTGCCGGACGCCTGCTGGAGGCTGCCGGCTGACACTGGTTCGGGCCTGGCACGGCACCGGACCTCAAAGGCCTGCCGTCACCATCCGGAGTTGGCATTAAAAAGCAGGTTGCCGGCCCGCCGTTACGGCGAAGTGGCAACCTGCTTGATGTTTATCTAGTCCCGTTGTGGCTTGCCGGCATCGTTGACAGGGCAATACCGGCATCAATATGAAATGAAGGCAACGAGTTCGCCCACCCGGTCCTCCGGATAGTTCCGGGCAATGTCGGCCTGGCTGACGACGCCCACCAGGTTGTGCCCGTCAATGACCGGCAACCTCCGGACCTGGTGGTCCTGCATGGTCCTGATGGCCTCCTCGATCGAATCATCGGCCCCGATAGTCACGGGCTTGCCTTCAGCGAATTGACCGGCCGTGGCCGTCCGTGGATCTCCACCCTCCGCCAGGCACTTAACCACGATGTCCCGGTCCGTCAGCATGCCCTTGAGGCGGTTGTCCTCGCCGCAGATGGGCAGTGAGCCGACGTCAAGATCCTTCATCTTCCGCGCGGCCGCTTCCAGGGTTTCGTTTTCACCCACGCACTCCGCGCCCCCGGTCATGATTTCCCGTGCCGTTGCCATAATCGCTCCTTGGTCCATGATGTGGTGCCGACTCTGCGGCCTGTTCGGATGGCCTTCGGGACATGGCTTGCAGTGGACGGCCCGGAGAACCCGCCGATGACCAAAATGCTAAGCCTGCTGATTATCTGTGTCCAGCGCTGCCGGATCGCAGCACACTGGCGGGCCGCATTCTTCTGGAGATCCGTTCTTGCTTCGCTGCGATCAGGTAGTAAGCTTGCTGACCAATACTAGTAAGCCTGCTGATTAATTTGACGACAGGAGTAGGGCTATGGGAACCATTTTTGCTGCCACCTCGGCACTGGTGGTCGCCGCTGCCGGTGCGGCCGCGGCTCTCAGCGCTCCCTTTGGTGCTGCCGGCCACGGAGGCCAGTACCTTGCCGGCCACGTGCTCCTGGGGTTGGGCCTCGGGCAGTCGATCGCCATCCTGCTGCGGATCGCAGTCAAGCGGCTGGTAGCACGGCGGGCAGTCGGCAATGCCCCTGCGGCTCCGGGGCAGACGGCTCCGGAGCGAGTACTGCCGGCCCGTCCGGCAACAATGGCCCCCGCAGCAGTGGCCTCCGGAGCAGTGACCTCCAGAGCAGTGGCTCAGGCACCCGCTGCCCGGGCAGCTACTGCTCCGGTAACCGTACTGCCGGCACCGCCTGCCGCGCTGGGTTCGCTGCGGGGCAGGCATGCCGCCTGAAGCGTCGGCGCCCCCCGGGGTCATTGCCGGCAGACCTGGCCGGAAGGCCTTCCGGCTGTGGCGGGCGGCGGCCCTGGCAGGTGCCGCGTGCGTTGCCTTGGCCCTATATGCCGCCTCCCCGCTGCTGCGGCCCCCGGATTCCGATGAGGGGACGCTTCGGGGCCTGCAGATCAGGGTCCTGAACATCAGCCAGGCGGCAGCAGAAAACAGAATGGACGGTGCCCTCGCGGCACTGGAAGCGCTGGAGAAGGACCTGAACGACGCCGCCGGCCAAGGTTTGATCTCCCTGTCCCGCTACCGCGGAATCGAAGCTGCAGTTGAGGACGTGCGGGCAGACATCGCCGGCCAGCTCGCGGCAGCATCCGCGGACACTGCCGCAACCGCATCGGATACGTCCACACCCGACGAACCGGCGCAAACGCAACAGGCACCCGGGACCGGACCCGAACAGCCTGCCGTTGTTCCGGTCCCGGCCCCGTCTGCGGTCCAACCGGAACCGGTATTGCCGGATCCGGCCAGTGAAGCCAGGGGCAAGGGGAAAGTGAAGGGAAAACCCTAGCTTCAGTTCCGGGCACAATGGACGGATGACTTCTCCGGGCAGGCAGCAACAGCCGTTCGCCGGCAAACCGTTCGACCTGGCGGCCGTTGGTGCCGGGCTGGTCTTCGCGGACTCCTTGGCTGCCCTCACGCAGGTGCTGGGTGGCGGGGCCGGCCGGGCGGCAGTGGTGCAGGCCCCGCCAGGCACCGGTAAGACCACGCTCGTCCCGCCGCTGCTGGCAAACCTCCCGGTGCACGGCGGCGGGCGGATCGTTGTCACCCAGCCCCGCCGCGTTGCTGCCCGGGCCGCTGCCAGGCGCCTCTCCTCGCTTGACGGCAGCCCCCTGGGCAGCCGCGTGGGCTATTCCGTTCGCGGGGAGCGGCAGGCGGGCCCGGGAACCGTCGTCGAATTTCTCACACCCGGCATCCTGCTGCGCCGCCTGCTGGCCGACCCCGGACTCGAGGGCGTGGCCGCGGTGGTCCTGGACGAGGTCCACGAACGCGGGCTGGAAACGGATCTGCTGGTGGGCATGCTCGCCGAGGTCAGGGAATTGCGGGGTGACCTTACCGTCGTGGCCATGTCCGCCACCCTGGACGCACCCCGGTTTGCCGCACTGCTTTCCACTGACGCTGGCGGAGCGCACGACGGCGGAACGCCGGCTCCCGTGGTGGACTGTCCCTCGGCTCTCCACCCCCTTCAGATCGACTGGCAGCCGGCGCCGGGACCGCGGCTGGATGGCAGGGGAGTGACGCCCACTTTCCTGGACCACGTGGCGCGGACGGCTGCGGAGGAGCTCACCCGCGCCCTCAGCGCCGACAGCTCGACGGACGCCCTCGTTTTCCTCCCCGGCGCGAGGGAAGTTTCCCGGGTTGCGGCCGATCTTAAAAGGCGGCTGGGAACTGGCGTTGACGTCCTGGAACTCCATGGCCAGGCGGCCGCCGCTGATCAGGACCGGGCGGTTTCCGGGCGGCTGCCCGGCGGCAATCCCAGGGTGATCGTCTCCACCGATCTTGCCGAGTCCTCCCTTACTGTTCCGGGTGTCCGGCTGGTCATTGATTCCGGCCTCACCCGGGAACCCCGCCGTGACGCCGGGAGGGGCATGAGCGGACTGGTCACCGTTTCCTGCTCCCGCGCCTCGGCCGACCAGCGCGCCGGGCGTGCTGCCCGCCAAGGTCCCGGCCGTGTTGTGCGGTGTTATGACCAGCAGGCCTATGGTGCCGCCCCGGCCCACGTAACGCCCGAAATCAGGGTGGCGGACCTCGCGGGAGCCGCGCTGCTGCTCGCGGCCTGGGGAGCTCCGCGGGGTGTTGGCCTCGCCCTGCCGGACCAGCCGCCGCAACAGGCCATGGACGATGCCATGGAGGTCCTGCGCGAACTTGGGGCCGTGGCCGAAGATGGCCACGCCACCGGCATGGGGCGGCTGCTGGCAACCATTCCGGCTGATCCGCGGCTGGGCCGGGCCCTGCTGGACGGAGCGGCCGCCGCGGGTCAGCTGGCTGCGGCGGAGGCAGTGGCGCTGGTGTCGGGTGACCATCGCGCCCCCGGGGCCGACCTCACCCGTCTCCTGTCCCAGCTGCGGAATGAACCAGGCCCGGCTGCCCGGCGCTGGGCGGAGGACACCCGCCGCCTTGCTGCCCTGGCGCAGCGGGGGCCGCTCTCCACCTCACCCGCCCTGCCGTCGCCGGTGACCGGCACTGCGGTGGTGGGGGCCGTCGTCGCACTGGCCTTCCCGGACCGGGTGGCACGCCTGGTGGGCGGCGGCGCACCGAACCGCTACCTGCTGTCCTCCGGAACCCGCGCCGGCTTGCCGGCCGGCAGCTCCCTGTCCGGCCACGAATGGCTGGCCGTGGCGGAAGTAACCCGGGCCGATGGCAGGGACTCCGCCGGTACCGGCGCCGTGATCCGGTCGGCTGCGCCGCTGACACCCGACCTTGCCGAGGCCGCAGCTTCGCACCTCCTGGCCGAGGCGGTTGAGGCAGAGTTTGCCGGCGGGCGCGTTTCCGCACGGAGGGTACGCCGCCTCGGGGCGATCGTCCTGGCCTCCACCCCCGTCCGGCCGTCGCCCGCCGAGGGGCGCGCCGCCGTCGCTGAGGCTTTGAAGAGGGAAGGCCTCGGGGTCCTGGAATGGTCGACGGCGGCCGACGCGCTGCGCCGCCGGCTCGCCTTCCTCCACCGAGGACTGCGCGCGCCCTGGCCGGATGTCTCGGACCAGTCCCTGCTGCTGCGGCTGCAGGAATGGCTGGGTCCGGAGCTGGAACAGCTCGCCGGCGGAACGGCCGCACGTTCCATTGACCTGGCCCACCCGCTCCGCCGGCTGCTGCCCTGGCCTGAAGCCGCCAAGCTCGATGACCTCGCGCCGGAATGGCTCGAGGTACCCAGCGGGTCACGGATCAGGATCGAGTACCCGGACGCGTCGGATGAGACGGCCCGCCCGGTGGTGGCCGTCAAGCTGCAGGAATGCTTCGGGTGGGCAGAGACACCCCGCCTCCTCGGCGGCCGCGTGCCGGTGCTGTTCCACCTGCTGTCACCGGCCCGGCGCCCTCTGGCTGTCACCGACGATCTCACCTCGTTCTGGTCCGGTCCCTACGCGCAGGTCCGGGCCGAAATGCGCGGCCGCTACCCCAAGCACCCCTGGCCTGAGGATCCCTGGTCGGCTACGGCCACGGCACGGGTCAAGCCGCGTCAGTAGCTGCTTCCGGGCACGCCCAGGCAGCAGAACCAGGGGCGTGAGAACTAAGATACACAGCCGAAACTTCCCGTCGACGTGCTGAAACATGCCCCGGTTAGGCTCGTTCCTACCTGGACAGAGTGGTCCACATCAGACATGGAAGGACGTAGAGATGTTTCTTTTGAACAGCCTTAACTTTTTGCTGGACGGCCGGCGCAATGAGGAGGGCCGGCCCCACAACGGTGCCGGCGGAAGCAGCGAGTTTCCCGAAGGCCGCCTGACCTCCGCCGCCTGGGAGGGCTGGTGGCACGAGGAGGCAGCAGCGTAGCTCTGCTTTCCCCTGGCGTGTGCCGTGGCGGGCCTCAGGGGGTAGCCCCACCAGGGGCGCCCTGTGTCAGGACTGGTCCTGAATGAAGGCGGCCACCGGCTGGGCCAGTGAAGCGCCGGCCTCAGCTGCGGGGCGCTTCATGCCGGCGACGGCGAAGGAGTGGTCGGCTCCCTCCACCCACTGGAGGACAGCATTGGTGCCGATGCGGGACACCACGTCCGCCAGGATCTCCGAACTGGCGAACGTGTCGCGGCTGCCCTGCAGGAACAGCATGGGCGTCGCCAGCCCGTACAGGTGCTCGTCCCGCAGCTTTTCCGGTTTTCCGGGTGGATGCAGGGGATAGCCCAGGTACACCAGCCCGGCGGCTTCCATTCCCTCCGCCACAGCCATGGACGCCATCCGGCCGCCGAAGGATTTGCCGGCCGCCCAGAGAGGGCCGGTGTCCTGGTGCTTCGCTGCCTCCTCAGCCGCCGCGGCCATGGCAGCACGCCACGCGGCTATGGCTACAGGCGGACGGTCCGGAAATTTCCTGCCGGCTTCCCGGTACGGGAAGTTGAAGCGCAGCGTCGCAACGCCAAGCCCGTTCAGTGCTGCCGTAAACCCTGTCAGGAACGGGTGCTCCATCCCGGCGCCGGCGCCGTGGGCCACCACCACGGTGGCGGACGGGTTGGCGGGGCGGGCATAAACGGCGGTGACGGTGACGTCGCCCGCCGTAACGGTCAGGGGCACTTCCGGCACTGGCATGCCTCCATCATGCCGGACGGGGACGCCGAAATCTGTCCGGTGTCCGCAGCCGGGGTGTACGTTGTCCCCATGGCGAGCGAACAGACCACCATTACCGTTCCGGGCCCGGACGGCGGGCGCGAGATGCGCATTTCCAGTCCCAGCCGGGTCCTTTGGCCGGACCTGGGGCTCACCAAGCTGGACCTGGCGCGCTACATCTGTGATGTGGGGGAGGCCTTCATCACGGCCAACGGTGACCGGCCGGTGGCCTTGCAGAGGTACTCGGACAACGTCGATGGCGACATGTTTTTCTCCAAGAACCCGCCCAAGGGGACGCCGGATTTCATCCGGACGCAGAAGGTGGTTTTTCCGAGTGCCCGCTCGCATCCCATGCTGATCCTGGACGAGCCCGCCGCAGCCGTGTGGGCGGTCCAGATGAACACGGTGGTCTTCCACCCCTGGCCGTCCCGCACTGCGAACACTGACAATCCGGACCAGCTGCGCATCGACCTGGATCCGCAGCCGGGAACAGACTTTGGGGATGCCGTCCCCGCCGCGCTGGTCATGAAGGAGGTCCTGGCCGAGGCAGGGCTGGCCTGCTTCATTAAGACCTCCGGCAACCGGGGGCTGCACGTGTACGCCCCCATCGAGCCCACGCGGGAGTTCCTTGACGTACGGCATGCGGTGATTGCTGCCGCCCGGGAAGTGGAGCGCAGGATGCCGAAGGAGGTCACCACCGCCTGGTGGAAGGAAGAACGGGGCAAGCGGATCTTCCTGGACTTCAACCAGGCCAACCGCGACCGCACCATCGCCGGCGCCTACAGCCCCAGGGCGCTGCCGCACGCCTCGGTCTCGTGCCCAATCACCTGGGATGAGCTGGAGACCGCGGACCCGAAGGACTTCACCATCCTGACCGTGCCGGACCGGCTTAGGACCGCGGGCGACCCGTGGGCGGACATGCACAGCAATGCGGGCACCATCGACACCCTGCTGGAGTGGTGGGACCGCGACCTGAAGGCCGGCCTGGAGGAACTGCCGTTTCCGCCGGATTACCCCAAGATGCCCGGGGAGCCGCCCCGGGTGCAGCCCAGCCGCGCCCGGAAGCAGGACTAGCAGCCTATTCGAAGCGGGACGGGTCCCCGGTTCCGCGCCGGACCACGTCGGCCACACCACTGGAGAAATCCACCACCGTGGTGGGCTCGGCTCCGCAATCACCGGCGTCGATCACCGCATCCACCTGGTGGTCCAGCCGCTCCTTGATCTCCCAGCCCTGGGTCAGCGGGTCCTCCTCGTCCGGCAGCAGCAGCGTGCTTGAAAGCAGCGGCTCACCGAGTTCTGCCAGCAGCGCCTGGACTACCCTGTTGTCCGGGATCCTGACGCCCACGGTCTTCTTCTTGGGGTGCAGCAGGCGCCGCGGAACCTCTTTGGTGGCCGGGAGGATGAACGTGTAGCTTCCGGGCGTCACGGACTTGATGCTGCGGAATACGTCGTTGCCGATGTTCACGAACTGCCCAAGCTGGGCGAAGTCCTTGCAGACCAGCGTGAAATGGTGCTTGTCGTCCAGCTTGCGGATGCTCCTGATCCTGTCCAGCGCATCCTTGTTGCCCAACTGGGCCCCCAATGCGTAGCAGGAGTCGGTGGGGTAGGCGATCAGGCCGCCGTCGAGCACTATGCGCACTGCCTGGGCAATGGCCCGGGGCTGCGGATCCTGGGGATGAACGTCAAAGTATCTGGCCATGCACCCGAGCCTACGTTCCCTGCCGCGCCCGCCGCACCACTTCCTCAGCCGGGAGCGTCACCGCCACCAGGAGCAGGGTGGGAGAATGTGGCTCATGGCTATGGAACGGATCGTCGTCGGCCTCCAGGGTGACGACGACGGGGAACTCCTGGTGCGCCGCGCCGCGAGGCTCCTCCACCGGGGCGACGGCGGCGAGCTGCTCGCCGTCCACGTACGCACCCCGGCCGGAACCCGGGCCGAGTCTCCGCAGGCACTCGAAGCCCAGCGCCGGCTCGTTGCGGACCTGGGCGGGAGCTATCACACCGTGTCGGCGTCCGACGTCGCCGCTGCCCTGGTGGAGTTCGCCCGTTCGGCAGAGGCCTCACACATCATCGTGGGGCAGTCGCGCCGCCACCGGATTACTGCCCCCTTCAGCCTGGGCGTGGACACCAAGGTGGTGCGGGAAGCAGCGGACATTGACGTCCAGGTGGTGCCCCTGGTCCGGTATTCCAGCAGTCACGGGAGGCGCGCGGAACTGGGCCGGGTGCGGACGGGGTTCGGGTTTGCCCTCGCCGCAGTCCTTCCGCCTCTGTTGCAGCTCCTCCTGGCCATGTTCGAGCACAGTGTGGCGACGGCGGTGCTGATCCAGCTCGCGGGCGCCGTCGCAGTATCCCTCGTGGGCGGACTATGGCCAGCCGTTGCCGGTGCGCTGTGGAGCAGCCTGCTGGTGAACTATTTTTCCACTCCGCCCCTTGGCGACCTCGCCATCCATGACCCCCAGGACCTCCTGTCGCTGGCGGTTTTTGTCGGCGTCTCGGTGGCGGTGGCGGGCGTGGTGGACGGATCAGCACGGCGTTCCAAGGAGGCGTCAAGGGCACAGGCCGAAGCCGCCACCCTGGGTGATCTTGCCCTGGGCGCCTCCCGCTCCGAGGACACCCTCCATGGGCTGCTCGCGGAAGCCCTCGATGCCTTCGGCGCCTCCGGGGCCGCCGTCGTCAGCAACCTTCCAACAGCGGGGCACGAGGATTCAGGGCACAAGGGGGTCCTGCTGGCCGGCGCCGGTGACATTTCCAGCTGGCAGGATGGAACTCAGGAGCTCCGCGGCGCTCCGGGGACCACCACCGTCCAAGTGGACCCGGTGACCTGGCTGGTCCTGTTCGGCCGGGAGGTGCCGCCGTCACGGCGGAGGCTGCTGGGCGCCTTCGCGGTGCACGTCAAGGCCCAGCTGGAACGCCGGCAGTTGGAGGCCAGCCGGCACGAGATCCTCCGGCTTGCAGAAGGGAACACCATGCGCACCGCCATCCTCCAGGCCGTGTCCCACGATCTGCGCACGCCACTGGCCGGGATCAAACTGGCGGCTGGCGGGCTCCTCCAAAATGGCGTTGCCTACACTCCGGCCGAACAGCGGGAGCTGCTTGAGACCATCGATGCGTGTACCGACCGGCTCGATTTGCTGGTAGGGAACCTGCTGGACATGTCGCGGATTACTGCCCGGTCGGTGGAGCCGCTGCTGGGCCCGGTCCGGTGGAGTGAGGCCATTGATGCGGCACTGCGCGGGCTTCCGGAGGCTGCCGTAGCGGTGGCGCTGCCCGCCAACCTGCCGCCCGTGGAGGCTGACCGCGGCCTTCTGGAACGGGTCATCGCGAACGTCCTTGAGAACGCGCTCAAACATGCGCCGGGTTCGGGAGTGGCAGTGACGACGACGGCGGACGGCTTGGGTGGCATGACCCCTGAGGGGCACCCCTGCGGCGAGCTCCGCATCGTCGACCACGGCCCCGGCGTCCCTGAACGGAAGGTGCTGGACATGTTCAGGCCTTTCCAGCGGGTGGACGACCTGCCCCAGGCCAGCGGGTTGGGCCTGGGACTCGCCGTCGCCCAGGGTTTCGTCCAGGCCATGCGGGGGACCCTTACGGCGGAGGGGACTCCGGGGGGAGGGCTGACGATGATTATCCGGCTGCCGCTCTCCACCGGCAGCCAAGGTGACGCGGCCGGCACTGCCCCGAGTACGGATGCCATCCGGGGCACCGGGACGGTGTTGACGTGACTGGACCCGCGCCGCATGCTGCGAAAGTCCTCGTGGTGGATGACGATCCCCATCTGCTGAAGGCACTGCGCATCACGCTGGCGGCGCATGGCTACGACGTGGACGTGGCGGCGGACGGAGCGTCTGCCCTGCTGGCTGCGAGCCGCAACGTGCCGGACGTTGTGGTCCTGGACCTCGGACTGCCGGACATGGACGGCGCAGGCGTCCTGGGTGATCTTCGGCGGTGGAGCTCGGTCCCGGTGCTGGTCCTGTCGGCGCGCCACGGGTCATCGGACAAGGTGGGGGCGCTGGATGCCGGCGCCGACGACTACATCACCAAACCTTTCGGGCTCGACGAACTCCTGGCCCGGCTGCGCGCGCTGTTGCGGCGCGTGCCGGGACCGGAATCTGCTCCGGTGGTGGCATCGTCCGGCTTTACTGTGGACCTCGTGCACCGGCAGGTGCTGCGTGACGGAAACCCGGTCCGGCTCACGCCCACGGAGTGGAGCATCCTCGAAATACTGGTGCGGAATCCGAGAGGACTCATAACCCACCAGCAGTTGCTGGCGCATGCCTGGGGGCCTGGCTACAGGAAGGAAGCCAATTATCTGCGGGTTTACATGGCCCAGCTCCGCAGGAAACTGGAAACCGACCCCGGCAACCCGCGCCACCTGCAGACCGAACCTGGAATCGGCTACCGCTTCGTTCCCTGAGTTCGGGGTAACGCGGGGGTCATGCCCCCTACCCAGAGGGCTGCCCGTGGGGCAGGATGTTGTCTGGTTCCATTCCTTTCAGTTCAAACGCAAGGAGATCCGGCCATGCCCACCACCCTCAACCCCTATCTCAGCTTCCGTGACGATGCCAGGGAAGCCATGAACTTCTACCAGTCGGTTTTTGGAGGTGAGCTGACGCTAAGCACTTTTGGTGAGTTCCAGGCCAGCGAGGACCCGGCCGAAGCCGAAAAGATCATGCACGGCATGCTGACCACCACGCAGGGCCTGGTGCTGATGGGCGCCGACACTCCGAACAGTATGGAGTTCAGGCCCGGCTCGTCCATCTCCATCTCCCTTAGCGGGGATGACCAGGCGGAACTGCGCGGCTACTACGACAAGCTCAGTGGCAACGGCGGCACAGTGGCAGTGCCGATGGAACAGGCTCCGTGGGGCGACATCTTCGGAATGTGCACCGACCGGTATGGGGTGGCCTGGCTCGTCAACGTCAACAACGCGCAGGCAGCCGGGACTCCATAACTGGCGGCCGGCCAGGGCCCGGCCATGTTTCGTTGAGGAGGGACGCCACGCAACGCGACGATGTACGCGTGGAGTCCCTCTTTGATTTCCTGTCGGACGGAAGGAACCATGGCCCGACGCACGCTCTATCTCGACGTCGATGGCGTCGTGTGTCCTTTTGGTCCGGAAGGGCACAATGGCTGGGGCACCCGGTGGCTGCGCGCTGATGCCGGCCTGTTGCCCGTGGCCTTCGCGCCCGAACTCGTGGCGGGACTCAACAGCCTGGCGGCCATGGCGGAGCTGCGGTGCGTCTGGCTCACCAGCTGGGAGGAGCTGGCGGCCCAGTACCTCTGCCCGGCGATCGGCCTGGCCGGCGCCCGCTGGCCGCACCTGACGGCGCAAGGAGCCGGCAGCGGCCCCGGCTGGTGGAAGCTCGGCGCCATCCAGGACGATGTGGAACGGACCGCGCCCGATCTCGTCGCCTGGGTGGACGACCAGCTCGCGTACGAGGCCGAAGCCCAGGCCTGGGCCCGGATCATGGGCCACCGGCTGCTGGCTGTTTCACCGGATCCCAGGCGGGGGATCTCGCCGTCGGAGCTGGAAGCAGTCAGTTCCTTTCTCGGGCAGCCGGTGTTTTGACGTCTTGCCCCGGGCGCGTACGATCGATAAGGTTTCACGCCGGCTGTTTAGCGCCGCAGGTCATTCCAAGCGAACAGCTGGTGAATTATGCTGTGCAAGGCAGCCGGGGAAAGAAACTGCTGAACGTCGACTCTGCAGATTGGGCAACAGGTGGATATCACCTTCATGGTGGCGCTGGTCATCGCACTGGCACTATTTTTCGACTTCACTAACGGTTTCCACGACACCGCGAACGCCATGGCCACGCCCATCGCAACCGGTGCCATTAAACCGAAGACAGCTGTCACACTCGCCGCCATCCTGAACCTGGTGGGCGCCTTCCTGTCCACGGAAGTGGCGAAAACGGTCTCCGGCGGCATCATCCGTGAAGGCTCCGGTGGCGTACAGATCACACCGGACATTATTTTCGCCGGCCTCATGGGGGCCATCCTGTGGAACATGATCACCTGGTTGAAGGGCCTGCCGTCGAGTTCCTCGCACGCACTGTTCGGCGGCCTCATTGGCGCGGCCATCGCAGGCATCGGGTTCAACTCCATCAATCTTGAGACCCTGCTTCAGAAGGTCATCCTGCCGGCGATCTTCGCTCCGGTCATCGCCGGGGCCGCTGCCTACGTCTGTACCCGCCTCGCCTATGCACTGACTTCGCGCCACGACCCCGAAACGGGCAGCAAGCTGACGCAGAAGCGCGGCGGCTTCCGGACCGGCCAGATCTTCACCTCAAGCCTGGTGGCGCTGGCGCACGGCACCAATGACGCGCAGAAGACGATGGGCATCATCACGCTGGTGCTGATCGCCGCAGGCACGCAGGCTCCAGGCTCCGGCCCCCAGTTGTGGGTGAT
This genomic interval from Arthrobacter sp. SLBN-100 contains the following:
- a CDS encoding response regulator, translating into MTGPAPHAAKVLVVDDDPHLLKALRITLAAHGYDVDVAADGASALLAASRNVPDVVVLDLGLPDMDGAGVLGDLRRWSSVPVLVLSARHGSSDKVGALDAGADDYITKPFGLDELLARLRALLRRVPGPESAPVVASSGFTVDLVHRQVLRDGNPVRLTPTEWSILEILVRNPRGLITHQQLLAHAWGPGYRKEANYLRVYMAQLRRKLETDPGNPRHLQTEPGIGYRFVP
- a CDS encoding VOC family protein, with the protein product MPTTLNPYLSFRDDAREAMNFYQSVFGGELTLSTFGEFQASEDPAEAEKIMHGMLTTTQGLVLMGADTPNSMEFRPGSSISISLSGDDQAELRGYYDKLSGNGGTVAVPMEQAPWGDIFGMCTDRYGVAWLVNVNNAQAAGTP
- a CDS encoding HAD domain-containing protein, which encodes MARRTLYLDVDGVVCPFGPEGHNGWGTRWLRADAGLLPVAFAPELVAGLNSLAAMAELRCVWLTSWEELAAQYLCPAIGLAGARWPHLTAQGAGSGPGWWKLGAIQDDVERTAPDLVAWVDDQLAYEAEAQAWARIMGHRLLAVSPDPRRGISPSELEAVSSFLGQPVF
- a CDS encoding inorganic phosphate transporter; this encodes MDITFMVALVIALALFFDFTNGFHDTANAMATPIATGAIKPKTAVTLAAILNLVGAFLSTEVAKTVSGGIIREGSGGVQITPDIIFAGLMGAILWNMITWLKGLPSSSSHALFGGLIGAAIAGIGFNSINLETLLQKVILPAIFAPVIAGAAAYVCTRLAYALTSRHDPETGSKLTQKRGGFRTGQIFTSSLVALAHGTNDAQKTMGIITLVLIAAGTQAPGSGPQLWVIGACALAIAIGTYAGGWRIIRTMGSGLTEVKPAQGFAAETSTASAILASSHLGFALSTTQVASGSVIGSGMGRRGTTVRWGMVGKIALGWLFTLPAAGIVGALTALLVKTGVVGVLIAAVAGTAAVLFMFFYSRKSAVGHHNAVEVEEVGQAVRFAKKKAMARARAEARAKAKADAKAKAAAEAPAEAKAKTTTEAPAEAEADAVKTKDAQR